The proteins below are encoded in one region of Streptobacillus ratti:
- a CDS encoding glycosyltransferase, with amino-acid sequence MKIGLFSDTYLPHANGVAVCVHTLKKGLEELGHDVYVITCNNSMKLSVEDKVIKLPSFLLKDFYNYSVTGPFHFSAFNEIRKLKLDIIHIHTEFGTAILGRILAKTLGIPLVYTYHTMLEDYVHYINFMNIDILNKPFVKFVEMISKMYCYPANTVIVPSKKTYDVLMKYAIKNTDVRVLPSGIDLNIFKNPNQANIEKLREEFDLKGKKVLMYLGRVAKEKNIEIILETIKNRKDIILLVVGEGPELKYFKEKYDLENIIFCGKKEYHEVPDYYSLADAFISASTSETQGLTFIEAMSTGKILFCSDRVVLKDLLFENENGYFFESIEELNEKIDIFYSLDSDKRKSMSNKSIEISEKYDLTLFIKKVEDIYKNNLGKIYRIQKIKLNKDGSFKVYVRNRSYRVSKELFNKLELKINNKIDKSTLNIIRENKI; translated from the coding sequence ATGAAAATTGGTTTATTTTCAGACACATACTTACCTCATGCAAATGGAGTTGCAGTTTGTGTTCATACATTGAAAAAAGGATTAGAAGAATTAGGTCATGATGTTTATGTAATTACATGTAATAATAGTATGAAATTAAGTGTTGAAGACAAGGTAATAAAATTACCATCTTTCCTATTAAAGGATTTTTATAACTATTCAGTTACTGGTCCTTTTCATTTTTCAGCTTTTAATGAAATAAGAAAATTGAAATTAGATATAATACACATACATACAGAATTTGGTACTGCTATTTTAGGAAGAATACTTGCTAAAACGCTTGGTATTCCATTGGTATACACTTATCATACTATGTTAGAAGATTATGTCCACTATATTAATTTTATGAATATTGATATATTAAATAAACCTTTTGTAAAATTTGTTGAGATGATTTCTAAAATGTATTGTTATCCAGCAAATACAGTAATAGTTCCGTCTAAAAAGACATATGATGTTTTAATGAAATATGCTATAAAAAATACAGATGTAAGAGTATTGCCATCTGGTATTGATCTTAATATATTCAAAAACCCTAATCAAGCAAATATTGAAAAATTAAGAGAAGAATTTGATTTAAAAGGTAAAAAGGTTTTGATGTATTTAGGAAGAGTAGCTAAGGAAAAAAATATTGAAATAATATTAGAAACAATAAAAAATAGGAAAGATATCATATTACTTGTAGTAGGAGAGGGACCAGAACTTAAATATTTTAAAGAAAAATATGATTTAGAAAATATAATATTCTGTGGTAAAAAAGAATATCATGAAGTTCCAGATTACTATAGCTTAGCTGATGCCTTTATTTCTGCAAGTACTTCAGAAACTCAAGGACTTACTTTTATAGAAGCTATGTCTACAGGTAAAATTTTATTCTGTAGTGATAGAGTTGTTCTTAAAGACTTATTATTTGAAAATGAAAATGGATATTTTTTTGAAAGTATAGAAGAATTAAATGAGAAAATAGATATATTTTATTCTTTAGATTCAGATAAGAGAAAATCAATGAGTAATAAATCTATAGAAATATCAGAAAAATATGACTTAACACTATTTATCAAAAAAGTAGAAGATATTTATAAAAATAATTTAGGTAAGATATACAGAATACAAAAAATAAAATTAAATAAAGACGGAAGCTTTAAAGTTTATGTGAGAAATAGAAGTTATAGGGTTAGTAAAGAGTTATTTAATAAGTTAGAATTGAAGATAAATAATAAGATTGATAAATCTACTTTAAATATAATTAGAGAAAATAAAATATAG
- a CDS encoding 5'-methylthioadenosine/adenosylhomocysteine nucleosidase, which produces MIGIIGAMYEEINVIMQEMKDVEIKTVSGNTFYSGLLNNKKVILVGCGIGMVNSAIITTLLVNEFKVEKIYFSGVAGSTSNKLKIGDIVISTEVQEYLFDTTEFGYEIGIIPRMETSIFKPKKMLEDAMIKLEGEKIHFGKIVSGDKFVSNAEEKIKIGKDFNALCVDMESASVAHCSYLLGVDFLIIRSISDTLTDESTMEFEKFVNLASENSKNIITKLI; this is translated from the coding sequence ATGATAGGAATAATAGGTGCAATGTATGAAGAAATAAATGTAATTATGCAAGAAATGAAAGATGTAGAAATTAAAACAGTTAGTGGAAATACTTTTTATAGTGGATTATTAAATAATAAAAAAGTAATTTTAGTTGGTTGTGGAATTGGTATGGTTAATTCAGCTATTATTACAACTTTATTAGTTAATGAATTTAAAGTTGAAAAAATATATTTTTCAGGAGTTGCAGGTTCTACTTCAAATAAACTTAAAATAGGGGATATTGTAATATCAACTGAAGTTCAAGAATATCTATTCGATACAACAGAATTTGGATATGAAATAGGTATAATTCCTAGAATGGAAACATCTATTTTTAAACCTAAAAAAATGCTTGAAGATGCTATGATTAAACTAGAGGGAGAGAAAATACATTTTGGTAAAATAGTATCTGGAGATAAATTTGTTTCAAATGCTGAAGAAAAAATTAAAATTGGTAAAGATTTTAATGCGTTATGTGTAGATATGGAATCTGCTTCAGTTGCTCACTGTTCATATTTATTAGGTGTAGATTTTTTAATAATTCGTTCTATATCGGATACATTGACAGATGAGTCAACTATGGAATTTGAAAAATTTGTTAATTTAGCATCTGAAAATTCAAAAAATATAATTACTAAATTAATATAG
- a CDS encoding Dps family protein — protein sequence MNKTIDALNIYLADLNVFYRKVQNYHWNVVGQGFFTVHSKLEEIYNAVNEKIDIIAERILAIGGRPYGNMKKYLEVTTIKEANDEDINVVELLKILIIDIENLLAQVKNLKNITDEEKDFGTSAELDNHISEYEKLLWMFKAYIK from the coding sequence ATGAATAAAACAATTGATGCTCTAAACATATATTTAGCAGATTTAAATGTATTTTATAGAAAGGTTCAAAACTATCACTGGAATGTTGTTGGTCAAGGGTTCTTTACAGTACATTCAAAATTAGAAGAAATATATAATGCTGTTAATGAAAAAATTGATATTATAGCTGAAAGAATATTAGCTATAGGTGGAAGACCATATGGAAATATGAAAAAATATTTAGAAGTTACAACAATAAAAGAAGCTAATGATGAAGATATTAATGTAGTTGAATTGTTAAAAATATTAATAATAGATATAGAAAATTTACTTGCACAAGTGAAAAACTTAAAAAATATAACAGATGAAGAAAAGGATTTTGGTACAAGTGCTGAACTTGATAATCATATTTCTGAATATGAAAAACTTCTTTGGATGTTTAAAGCATACATTAAATAA
- the hpf gene encoding ribosome hibernation-promoting factor, HPF/YfiA family yields the protein MKIIISGKQLEMTEPIKKYVETKISKITKYLENIPEVDVTLTVEPTKSEGKLYKAIATVYAPNKTIRQEESDADLYAAIDNLSSGLERQVRKYKEKMKNRDE from the coding sequence ATGAAAATAATTATTAGTGGAAAACAATTAGAAATGACAGAACCTATCAAAAAATATGTGGAAACTAAAATATCTAAAATTACAAAGTATTTAGAAAATATTCCAGAAGTTGATGTTACCTTAACTGTTGAACCTACTAAGTCAGAGGGTAAATTGTATAAAGCGATAGCTACAGTTTATGCTCCTAATAAAACTATAAGACAAGAAGAAAGTGATGCAGACTTATATGCAGCTATTGATAATCTATCTTCAGGTTTAGAAAGACAAGTAAGAAAATATAAGGAAAAAATGAAAAATAGAGATGAATAA
- a CDS encoding ABC transporter ATP-binding protein: protein MLELKNVYKTYVTKAEKIDILKDINFKFENGDFFSIQGKSGSGKTTLLNILGLLDNATEGDIFIDGENINNKNIIEIRRKKIGFVFQFHYLLNEFTALENVMIPALVDDKKSRKEVENKAINLLKEVGLEHRINHKPQELSGGEKQRVAIARALINDPEIILADEPTGNLDYETSNLINELFVKINKKGQGIIIVTHSIELANLAKVKYKIKNGELKQI from the coding sequence ATGTTAGAATTAAAAAATGTATATAAGACATATGTTACTAAAGCTGAAAAAATAGATATATTAAAAGATATCAATTTTAAATTTGAAAATGGTGATTTTTTTTCAATACAAGGAAAATCAGGTAGTGGTAAAACAACATTACTTAATATACTTGGATTACTTGATAATGCGACAGAGGGTGATATATTTATTGATGGAGAAAATATAAATAACAAAAATATTATAGAAATTAGAAGAAAAAAGATAGGGTTTGTGTTTCAATTTCATTATTTATTAAATGAATTTACAGCACTTGAAAATGTTATGATACCAGCTTTAGTAGATGATAAAAAATCAAGAAAAGAAGTGGAAAATAAGGCTATAAATTTATTAAAAGAAGTAGGTTTAGAACATAGAATCAATCATAAACCTCAAGAATTATCAGGTGGAGAAAAACAAAGAGTTGCAATAGCAAGAGCTTTAATTAATGATCCAGAAATAATACTTGCAGATGAACCTACTGGAAATTTAGATTATGAAACAAGTAATTTAATCAATGAATTATTTGTTAAAATAAATAAAAAGGGACAAGGTATAATAATTGTAACTCATAGTATAGAACTTGCAAATTTAGCCAAAGTAAAATATAAGATAAAAAATGGTGAATTAAAACAGATTTAA
- a CDS encoding ABC transporter permease, whose protein sequence is MIEFFIAKRHIIERKFQSIVSILGIAIALTVFVVSLAISNGLKNNMLNSILTLSPHISVGIYQDYQQEYIDISKKFEKYKFKDINYRIDSQGLIKVNGISKSTLIIGTNLERLNLNVIEGKIEKDNLTSVLVGNEFIKNTGTMIGDEITVLTSEMREIKAVISGVFKTGFYNYDSDLLLFPLETLQLLEERGEVASTISVIVDNPTKTDNLNLLVKDINENYGDKVYARSWNMDNQSLLSAINFEKFVLVSILSMIILIASFAISVILNMIVREKITDIGILKAMGFADKNILKIFLFEGLIIGIIGMLISLLLSPIIIILLKLLFKYYITSTYYLETLPISMSLIEMLVIYFTSFVLILVSTIMPSIKASKMNTTEAIKYNN, encoded by the coding sequence ATGATAGAATTTTTTATAGCAAAAAGACATATAATAGAAAGAAAATTTCAGTCTATAGTTTCTATTTTAGGAATTGCAATTGCTCTTACAGTTTTTGTGGTATCACTTGCAATATCTAATGGTTTGAAAAATAATATGTTAAATTCAATATTAACACTTTCTCCACATATTAGTGTTGGAATTTATCAAGATTATCAACAAGAATATATAGATATTAGTAAGAAATTTGAAAAATATAAATTTAAAGATATTAATTATAGAATTGATTCACAAGGTTTAATTAAGGTAAATGGAATTTCTAAATCTACATTAATTATTGGAACTAATTTAGAAAGACTTAATTTAAATGTTATTGAGGGGAAAATAGAAAAAGATAATTTAACTTCAGTTCTAGTTGGAAATGAATTTATAAAAAATACAGGAACTATGATAGGAGATGAAATAACTGTACTTACATCTGAAATGAGAGAAATAAAAGCAGTTATTTCAGGAGTTTTTAAAACAGGATTCTATAACTATGATTCAGATTTATTACTTTTTCCTCTTGAAACATTACAGCTATTAGAGGAAAGAGGAGAAGTTGCCTCAACAATTTCTGTTATAGTTGATAATCCAACCAAAACTGATAATTTGAATTTATTAGTAAAAGATATAAATGAGAATTATGGAGATAAAGTTTATGCAAGAAGTTGGAATATGGACAATCAAAGTTTATTAAGTGCAATAAATTTTGAAAAATTTGTTTTAGTATCAATTTTAAGTATGATAATACTTATTGCTTCGTTTGCTATATCAGTAATATTAAATATGATAGTTAGAGAAAAAATAACAGATATAGGAATATTAAAAGCAATGGGATTTGCTGATAAAAATATTTTGAAAATCTTCTTATTTGAGGGATTGATTATTGGAATAATAGGTATGTTAATTTCATTGTTATTATCACCTATTATTATTATACTTTTAAAATTATTATTTAAATACTATATTACCTCTACTTATTACTTAGAAACACTTCCAATAAGTATGAGTTTAATAGAAATGTTAGTTATTTATTTTACCTCTTTTGTATTAATTTTAGTTTCTACAATAATGCCATCAATTAAGGCATCAAAGATGAATACAACAGAAGCTATAAAATACAATAATTAG
- a CDS encoding septum formation initiator family protein, with amino-acid sequence MKKKLYTLAIIFLFFVIFSSLIFRIYNNIKKSREINIKLIESNQKYEKLKEEKEKLQKELEESRKGTNKEKFVRDNLNFKKDGERIYKIVDEDVQETETSEKENGE; translated from the coding sequence ATGAAGAAAAAGCTATATACTTTAGCAATTATATTTCTGTTTTTTGTGATATTTTCATCATTAATTTTTAGGATATATAATAATATTAAGAAAAGTAGAGAAATAAATATAAAATTAATTGAAAGTAATCAAAAATATGAGAAATTAAAAGAAGAGAAAGAAAAATTACAAAAAGAATTAGAAGAATCAAGAAAAGGGACTAACAAAGAAAAATTTGTAAGAGATAATCTAAATTTTAAAAAAGATGGTGAAAGAATATATAAAATTGTAGATGAAGATGTTCAAGAAACTGAAACATCAGAAAAAGAAAATGGAGAATAA
- the nrdR gene encoding transcriptional regulator NrdR, translated as MKCPYCGDKETRVVDSRSYSDGNSIKRRRQCDLCNKRFNTIEKIFNLPIVVIKKNGEVEEFDRNKIYQGIIRSLVKRNYVQNKVDEMIDEIEREILTNYDGKIHSNTLGDTILEKLFLFDEVAYIRFASVYNKFENLDSFLNTIKEVKKRKRKR; from the coding sequence ATGAAATGTCCTTATTGTGGTGATAAAGAAACAAGGGTAGTTGATAGTCGCTCATATAGTGATGGAAATTCAATAAAAAGAAGACGTCAATGTGATTTATGTAATAAAAGGTTTAATACAATAGAAAAAATTTTTAATTTACCAATAGTAGTAATTAAGAAAAATGGAGAAGTTGAAGAATTCGATAGAAATAAAATATACCAAGGAATAATAAGATCTTTAGTTAAAAGAAATTATGTACAAAATAAAGTTGATGAAATGATAGATGAAATAGAAAGAGAAATATTAACTAATTATGATGGTAAAATACATAGTAATACATTGGGAGATACTATACTTGAAAAGTTATTTTTATTTGATGAAGTAGCATATATTAGATTTGCTTCTGTTTATAATAAATTTGAAAATTTGGATAGTTTTTTAAATACGATTAAAGAAGTTAAAAAGAGAAAAAGGAAGAGATAA
- a CDS encoding PTS sugar transporter subunit IIA gives MKTNYIFEKIYVDGINLDLQAKNKNALLKEMFKGLENNENILDKEKAFEDLMEREILGTTGIGRGVAIPHAKTDAVKDIVISVGIFKEGIEYEAVDEEKVNILFMFLSPVELSREYLIILAKISRFCQDSEFRKSMLEVKTKEEMIELIKNMEI, from the coding sequence ATGAAAACCAATTATATCTTTGAAAAAATATATGTAGATGGAATAAATTTAGATTTACAGGCAAAAAATAAAAATGCCTTATTAAAAGAAATGTTTAAAGGATTAGAAAATAATGAAAATATTTTAGATAAAGAAAAAGCATTTGAAGATTTAATGGAAAGAGAAATCTTGGGAACTACTGGTATAGGTAGAGGTGTTGCTATACCACATGCTAAAACAGATGCTGTTAAAGATATTGTAATAAGTGTAGGTATATTTAAAGAGGGAATAGAATATGAAGCAGTAGATGAAGAAAAAGTAAATATTTTATTTATGTTTTTATCTCCAGTTGAATTAAGTAGAGAATATTTAATTATACTTGCAAAAATTTCAAGATTTTGTCAAGATTCTGAGTTTAGAAAATCTATGTTAGAAGTTAAGACAAAAGAAGAAATGATAGAATTGATTAAGAATATGGAAATATAG
- the recO gene encoding DNA repair protein RecO, with translation MKLINDVAIILNKKEISGSSVLVTMFTKEHGKISAIIFNARNSKKKHLASLMPLSVSDVELEIKSNSKIIKNSILKKSFDKSLSKIEKLQLSLYVLHSLNQVLEFDNPEEELYNKSMEILEYINELDEDTFVDINFNIFILVTFLRRLMIELGIYDISQLINQYGLFDEYKDYIEYSKSANLENSESLITILNCFQDYINNYFNIRLDYKKILIL, from the coding sequence ATGAAGTTAATAAATGATGTTGCTATTATTTTAAATAAAAAAGAAATTTCTGGTAGTAGTGTATTAGTTACAATGTTTACAAAAGAACATGGTAAAATTTCTGCAATAATTTTTAATGCTAGAAATTCAAAGAAAAAACATTTAGCATCTTTAATGCCATTAAGTGTTAGTGATGTAGAGTTAGAAATTAAATCTAATTCTAAAATAATAAAAAATAGTATATTAAAAAAGAGTTTTGATAAATCATTATCAAAAATAGAAAAATTACAATTATCACTTTATGTGCTTCATTCATTAAATCAAGTATTAGAATTTGATAATCCAGAAGAGGAACTATATAATAAAAGTATGGAGATATTAGAATATATAAATGAATTAGATGAAGATACATTTGTAGATATTAATTTTAATATATTTATTTTAGTTACATTTTTAAGAAGATTAATGATAGAACTTGGAATATATGATATAAGTCAATTAATTAATCAATATGGATTATTTGATGAATATAAGGATTATATAGAATATTCTAAAAGTGCTAATCTTGAAAACTCTGAGAGTCTTATTACTATATTAAATTGTTTTCAAGATTATATAAATAATTATTTTAATATTAGATTAGATTATAAAAAAATATTGATACTTTAA
- the mreC gene encoding rod shape-determining protein MreC: protein MKKKKKIVKRLIFLAFVTVVFFLNKDNLFKFTKNMLSDINFKLVETKTLIYDSYSKYNNKLNYLNNVQENIKELEKLKSEIQLLSAEKMELEKFEKENIELRSYFKLENNSNRKFIAAEVILKDDLHDHDIIFINKGSKDGIETNLPVILNSKIIGKINKVSEDYSEVYLLSNPNFKMSVNVNGIFTGIIRGKGSLNFVIKNFNVEKADKIDKFDIETSGISEIYPKKLPIGTFNLQDKTKLIDSKELNFSISDKLIGINTVVVYKFNNTKLNLLKNIERDEVI, encoded by the coding sequence ATGAAAAAGAAAAAAAAGATTGTTAAAAGATTAATTTTTCTAGCATTTGTAACAGTTGTATTTTTTCTAAACAAGGATAATTTATTTAAATTTACTAAAAATATGTTATCAGACATTAATTTTAAATTAGTTGAAACTAAAACATTAATATATGATAGTTATTCTAAATATAATAATAAACTAAATTATTTAAATAATGTACAAGAAAATATTAAAGAATTAGAAAAATTAAAATCAGAAATTCAGTTATTAAGTGCTGAAAAAATGGAATTAGAGAAGTTTGAAAAAGAAAATATAGAGTTAAGATCATATTTTAAACTTGAAAATAATTCTAATAGAAAATTTATAGCAGCAGAAGTAATATTAAAAGATGATTTACATGATCATGATATAATTTTTATTAACAAGGGAAGTAAAGATGGAATAGAAACAAATTTACCTGTTATATTAAATTCTAAAATTATAGGAAAGATTAATAAAGTATCAGAAGATTATTCAGAAGTTTATTTATTATCAAACCCTAACTTTAAAATGTCAGTCAATGTAAATGGAATATTTACAGGTATAATACGTGGTAAAGGGTCATTAAATTTTGTTATTAAGAATTTTAATGTTGAAAAAGCTGATAAAATAGATAAATTTGATATAGAAACATCAGGTATTAGTGAAATATATCCTAAAAAATTACCTATAGGAACATTTAATTTACAAGACAAAACAAAATTAATAGATAGTAAAGAATTAAATTTTAGTATTAGTGATAAATTAATAGGAATAAATACAGTAGTAGTATATAAATTTAATAATACTAAACTTAATTTATTGAAAAATATAGAAAGGGATGAAGTAATATGA
- the groL gene encoding chaperonin GroEL (60 kDa chaperone family; promotes refolding of misfolded polypeptides especially under stressful conditions; forms two stacked rings of heptamers to form a barrel-shaped 14mer; ends can be capped by GroES; misfolded proteins enter the barrel where they are refolded when GroES binds) — MSKIIKFNEEARLALQKGVDILADAVKITLGPRGRNVVLDRGYGAPLITNDGVTIAKEIELEDYTENLGAQLMKEVAIKANDVAGDGTTTATVLAQSLIKEGSKMIQAGANPVFIRRGIEKASKLAIEKLKERSVSIKDNSEIEQVASISSADENIGKLIASAMKTVGENGVITVEEAKSLETSMEVVEGMQFDNGYLSPYMVTDTERMNVELENPYILLTSRKINSMKEILSLLEKVVENSKPLLIIADDIEGEALSTLVLNKIRGALNVVVVKAPAFGDRRLAMLEDIAILTGAIVISEEKAMKLEEADLDDLGMARRVKVTKDKTIIVDGMGNELERKERIVQIKSQIEESKSEYDKEKLQERLAKLSGGVAVIRVGAATETEMKEKKMRIEDALNATRAAVEEGVVAGGGTALIQIFKDIKEFNIEGEESIGIEIFKKALFAPLRQIAINSGVDAGVVIEKVLNSELNFGYDALKEEYVNMFERGILDPTKVTRSAIQNSSSIASLLLTTEVSVVTKEENKNQQIPNMY, encoded by the coding sequence ATGAGTAAGATAATAAAATTTAATGAAGAAGCTAGATTAGCTTTACAAAAAGGTGTAGATATTTTAGCTGATGCAGTTAAGATTACATTAGGACCTCGTGGTAGAAATGTAGTATTAGATAGGGGGTATGGAGCACCATTAATTACTAACGATGGAGTAACAATAGCAAAAGAAATTGAATTAGAAGATTATACTGAAAATTTAGGAGCTCAACTTATGAAAGAAGTTGCAATTAAAGCTAATGATGTTGCAGGAGATGGGACAACTACAGCTACAGTTCTTGCACAAAGTTTAATTAAAGAGGGTTCTAAAATGATACAAGCTGGAGCAAACCCAGTATTCATAAGAAGAGGTATAGAAAAAGCATCTAAATTAGCAATAGAGAAATTAAAAGAAAGATCTGTTTCAATTAAAGATAATAGTGAAATAGAGCAAGTAGCATCAATTTCATCTGCTGATGAAAATATAGGGAAATTAATAGCTAGTGCTATGAAAACAGTAGGTGAAAATGGAGTAATAACAGTGGAAGAGGCTAAATCTTTAGAAACTTCAATGGAAGTGGTAGAGGGTATGCAATTTGATAATGGTTATTTATCTCCATATATGGTTACTGACACAGAAAGAATGAATGTAGAACTTGAAAATCCATATATACTTTTAACTAGTAGAAAAATTAATTCTATGAAAGAAATTTTATCTTTACTTGAAAAAGTAGTAGAAAATTCTAAACCATTATTGATAATTGCAGATGATATAGAGGGAGAAGCATTATCTACATTAGTATTAAATAAAATTAGAGGAGCTTTAAATGTTGTTGTAGTTAAAGCACCTGCATTTGGAGATAGAAGATTAGCTATGCTTGAAGATATTGCTATATTAACAGGAGCTATAGTAATTTCAGAAGAAAAAGCAATGAAATTAGAAGAAGCAGATTTAGATGATTTAGGTATGGCAAGAAGAGTTAAGGTAACAAAAGATAAAACAATAATTGTAGATGGAATGGGAAATGAATTAGAAAGAAAAGAAAGAATAGTTCAAATAAAATCTCAAATAGAAGAAAGTAAGTCAGAATATGACAAAGAAAAATTACAAGAAAGATTAGCAAAATTATCAGGTGGAGTAGCAGTAATAAGAGTAGGGGCAGCCACTGAAACAGAAATGAAAGAAAAGAAAATGAGGATAGAAGATGCTCTAAATGCTACTCGTGCAGCAGTTGAGGAGGGAGTAGTAGCAGGGGGAGGTACTGCCTTAATTCAGATTTTTAAAGATATTAAGGAGTTTAATATTGAGGGGGAAGAAAGTATAGGAATAGAAATATTTAAAAAAGCTTTATTTGCTCCTTTAAGACAAATAGCAATTAATTCAGGAGTAGATGCTGGAGTTGTAATAGAAAAAGTACTTAATTCAGAATTAAATTTTGGATATGATGCCCTGAAAGAAGAATATGTAAATATGTTTGAGCGTGGAATATTAGATCCAACTAAAGTTACTCGTTCAGCTATACAAAATTCTAGTTCAATAGCTTCATTATTATTAACTACTGAAGTTAGTGTTGTTACAAAAGAAGAGAATAAAAATCAACAAATACCAAATATGTATTAG
- a CDS encoding co-chaperone GroES family protein yields MDIRPLGNRILIEKVKVEKKTRTGLILTENVEAENNYAKVLEVSEDVVEKINKDDFVLVDLSQAMEVRVDGSVKYILDIKDVYAIVGGNDE; encoded by the coding sequence ATGGACATTAGACCATTAGGTAATAGAATATTAATTGAAAAAGTAAAAGTTGAAAAAAAAACTAGAACAGGGTTAATATTAACTGAAAATGTAGAGGCAGAAAATAATTATGCAAAAGTTTTAGAAGTATCAGAAGATGTTGTTGAAAAAATAAATAAAGATGATTTTGTATTAGTAGATTTATCACAAGCTATGGAAGTTAGAGTAGATGGGAGTGTAAAATATATTTTGGATATAAAAGATGTATATGCAATAGTTGGAGGAAATGATGAGTAA